A DNA window from Ornithinimicrobium humiphilum contains the following coding sequences:
- the clpS gene encoding ATP-dependent Clp protease adapter ClpS produces MLDRPEADTPWVTLVWNDPVNLMTYVTWVFQTHFGYPREKAEALMMDVHTKGRAVVSTGTREKCEADTEAMHGYGLWATFQKADD; encoded by the coding sequence GTGCTCGACCGACCGGAGGCCGACACCCCCTGGGTGACGCTGGTGTGGAACGACCCGGTCAACCTCATGACCTACGTCACCTGGGTCTTCCAGACCCACTTCGGCTACCCGCGCGAGAAGGCCGAGGCGCTGATGATGGACGTGCACACCAAGGGCCGTGCCGTCGTCTCCACCGGCACCCGCGAGAAGTGCGAGGCCGACACCGAGGCGATGCACGGCTACGGCCTGTGGGCGACCTTCCAGAAGGCCGACGACTGA
- a CDS encoding DUF2017 family protein produces the protein MATAFRRSGNRLVASFDEEEIGVVAHVLELTRAFVAPERPETGDPFLDLVAGLGDEIDPQEPSDPALARLLPPASREDPEQAAEFRRLTEHGLRSRKAATISTAIAALEQATPPALEIDLDQARALAVALTDARLILGERLGLRTDEDSERLHGILEAALAGEEDLDPATVQKMAYYDFLSWMQESVTAALLDG, from the coding sequence ATGGCCACCGCCTTCCGCCGCAGCGGCAACCGCCTGGTCGCCTCCTTCGACGAGGAGGAGATCGGCGTCGTGGCCCACGTGCTCGAGCTCACCCGCGCCTTCGTGGCGCCGGAACGTCCGGAGACCGGCGACCCCTTCCTCGACCTCGTCGCCGGGCTGGGGGACGAGATCGACCCGCAGGAGCCGAGCGACCCCGCGCTGGCCCGGCTGCTGCCGCCCGCCTCGCGCGAGGACCCCGAGCAGGCCGCCGAGTTCCGCCGGCTCACCGAGCACGGGCTGCGGTCGCGCAAGGCCGCCACGATCAGCACAGCGATCGCCGCGCTCGAGCAGGCCACCCCGCCGGCGCTGGAGATCGACCTCGACCAGGCCCGGGCGCTCGCCGTCGCCCTCACCGACGCCCGGCTCATCCTCGGCGAGCGGCTGGGGCTGCGCACCGACGAGGACTCCGAGCGCCTCCACGGCATCCTCGAGGCGGCCCTGGCGGGGGAGGAGGACCTCGACCCCGCGACCGTGCAGAAGATGGCCTACTACGACTTCCTCTCCTGGATGCAGGAGTCGGTCACCGCAGCGCTGCTCGACGGCTGA
- a CDS encoding nicotinate phosphoribosyltransferase produces MNPSTALLTDHYELTMVQAALRSGHADRPCVFETFARRLPDGRRYGVLAGTGRFLEALRDFRFGEDELAFLREHRIVDERTLDWLADYRFTGDIWGYAEGEVYFPGSPLLVVESTFAEGVVLETLALSVLNHDSAVASAASRMTAAAGDRPCIEMGSRRTHEGSAVAAARAAYVAGFGSTSNLEAGRRHGIPTAGTAAHSYTLLHDDERDAFANQLASLGLGTTLLVDTYDVTAAVELAVELAGPELGAVRIDSGDLVEQAHEVRAQLDALGATSTRIVVTSDLDEHAIAALQAAPVDVYGVGTSVVTGSGHPAAGLVYKLVSRQGDSGAMEGVAKASKDKTSVAGRKFGLRRRGPDGVARAEIVGIDERPQDDGDDRELMVRLVERGEVVVPTDAATAREHHAMARAELPRRALRLSHGEPALPTTYLSDWS; encoded by the coding sequence GTGAACCCGAGCACCGCCCTGCTGACGGACCACTACGAGCTGACGATGGTGCAGGCCGCGCTGCGCAGCGGCCACGCCGACCGGCCCTGCGTCTTCGAGACCTTCGCCCGCAGGCTGCCCGACGGTCGCCGCTACGGCGTGCTCGCGGGCACGGGACGGTTCCTCGAGGCGCTGCGTGACTTCCGCTTCGGCGAGGACGAGCTCGCCTTCCTGCGCGAGCACCGGATCGTCGACGAGCGCACCCTCGACTGGCTGGCCGACTACCGCTTCACCGGAGACATCTGGGGGTATGCCGAGGGCGAGGTCTACTTCCCCGGCTCGCCGCTCCTCGTGGTCGAGTCCACCTTCGCCGAGGGCGTCGTCCTGGAGACCCTCGCGCTCTCCGTCCTCAACCACGACTCGGCCGTCGCCTCCGCCGCCTCTCGGATGACCGCCGCCGCCGGAGACCGGCCGTGCATCGAGATGGGCTCCCGCCGCACCCACGAGGGGTCCGCCGTCGCCGCCGCGCGGGCCGCCTACGTCGCGGGCTTCGGCTCGACCTCCAACCTCGAGGCCGGGCGCCGGCACGGCATACCCACCGCGGGCACGGCGGCCCACTCCTACACCCTCCTGCACGACGACGAGCGCGACGCCTTCGCCAACCAGCTGGCCAGCCTGGGCCTGGGCACGACCCTGCTCGTCGACACCTACGACGTGACGGCCGCGGTCGAGCTGGCCGTCGAGCTCGCCGGGCCGGAGCTGGGCGCGGTCCGCATCGACTCCGGCGACCTCGTCGAGCAGGCCCACGAGGTGCGGGCCCAGCTGGACGCCCTCGGCGCCACGTCCACGCGCATCGTCGTCACCTCCGACCTCGACGAGCACGCGATCGCCGCGCTCCAGGCCGCGCCCGTCGACGTCTACGGCGTCGGCACCAGCGTGGTCACCGGCTCCGGCCACCCGGCGGCGGGCCTGGTCTACAAGCTCGTGAGCCGCCAGGGCGACTCGGGCGCGATGGAGGGGGTGGCCAAGGCCAGCAAGGACAAGACCTCGGTGGCGGGTCGCAAGTTCGGGCTGCGCCGCCGCGGCCCCGACGGCGTCGCCCGGGCCGAGATCGTCGGCATCGACGAGCGGCCCCAGGACGACGGCGACGACCGCGAGCTCATGGTCCGGCTCGTCGAGCGCGGCGAGGTCGTGGTGCCCACCGACGCGGCCACCGCCCGCGAGCACCACGCGATGGCGCGCGCGGAGCTGCCGCGCCGGGCCCTGCGACTCTCGCACGGCGAGCCCGCGCTGCCCACCACCTACCTGTCCGACTGGAGCTGA